The proteins below come from a single Bombus fervidus isolate BK054 chromosome 15, iyBomFerv1, whole genome shotgun sequence genomic window:
- the LOC139994880 gene encoding intraflagellar transport protein 81 homolog, translated as MRENTKFIVIEVNKLLGRSYSVIYFNSLSSEELVQVLKEVLIKIQDQNVDASDTKNETPEEISIYILSILRILHYQPQTDPVTFRQGLIRGDPDIIHPILIWLLSNVNVVRKRAYLSRFLVKLEVPAEYLGDPEVSALYEQYTSLMDRFKAAHKEREIGRKNFENASELTADLKTMEKEKEAVTIRIEKMRTKAESGIYLLDAARALRVEKDKERDFALQEEQEKEIISRLQTNLQRLERELQILKKDENEITVQSLLQRLSEVITVQTIVTDEKLPAEIHTRKDHIKALNAVKQYPNLGPDQITTLRNKLDSIGKEIQNLIEFKISKSNIDKIEPFRQQAAAVANIKRNILEKLERTMSSLQELQVKLEEKQELSKMVVEDVIPKGEELKKYINRLKTRGTLYKHCKSELTWLNAENSVLHRTAAILENQYNQCNQARERLETVKKNIPVNFTEENASSINLQLGRDVSAFRAKLVPLINEVQSLRQKCREFEQQQEKAKKAHNEVESSMSSSINNLQSEVQSRKNKIAKDIEEKDKLQNLITKMKTMEERIKLDIEDPTVSDPGKKIKEELNSAIQAEETKLKNLTTEKECLKETTVVNEKQTQMWNDVLSVFKCKIKCAEESKQSNGIVVRRGGAETLVLQ; from the exons GTGTTGAAAGAAGTGTTGATTAAAATACAGGATCAGAATGTCGATGCCAGTGATACAAAGAATGAAACTCCTGAAGAGATCTCCATCTATATCCTGTCTATTCTCCGTATTCTTCATTATCAGCCTCAAACAGACCCTGTGACCTTTAG gcAGGGCTTGATTCGCGGAGATCCTGATATCATTCACCCCATCCTGATCTGGCTTCTGTCTAACGTAAACGTAGTTCGAAAGAGAGCTTACTTATCACGTTTTCTAGTGAag ttaGAGGTTCCTGCTGAGTATTTAGGCGATCCAGAAGTCTCCGCTTTGTACGAGCAATACACAAGTTTGATGGATAGATTCAAAGCAGCTCACAAGGAAAGGGAGATCGGGAGGAAG aattttgaaaatgcTAGCGAGCTCACTGCTGATTTAAAAACGatggagaaggagaaagaa GCGGTAACTATACGTATAGAGAAAATGAGGACGAAAGCTGAAAGCGGAATATACTTGTTGGATGCTGCTCGAGCCTTGCGAGTAGAGAAAGACAAGGAACGCGATTTTGCTTTGCAAGAGgagcaagaaaaagaaataatatccaGATTACAA ACTAACTTACAAAGATTGGAAAGAGAATTACAAATTCTGAAGAAAGACGAGAACGAAATTACTGTTCAATCGTTGTTACAACGTTTATCCGAGGTGATTACTGTTCAAACTATAGTCACGGATGAAAAGCTACCTGCGGAAATACACACGAGGAAAGATCACATAAAAGCTTTGAACGCGGTGAAACAGTATCCGAATTTGGGTCCGGATCAAATAACGACTTTACGAAATAAATTGGATAGTATAGGCAAAGAGATTCAGAATTTGATAGAGTTTAAG ATCTCGAAAAGCAATATTGATAAGATCGAACCATTTCGACAACAAGCAGCTGCAGttgcaaatataaaaagaaacatccTTGAAAAATTAGAGAGGACGATGAGTTCTTTACAAGAGCTGCAAGTTAAATTAGAAGAGAAGCAGGAGCTGTCAAAAATGGTGGTAGAAGATGTTATTCCCAAAGGGGAGGAGctaaaaaagtatataaatcgTTTAAAAACTAGAGGAACGCTTTATAAACATTGTAAGTCCGAATTGACGTGGCTTAATGCAGAAAACAGTGTTTTGCATCGAACAGCCGCCATATTGGAAAATCAG tATAATCAATGCAATCAGGCGAGAGAGAGATTGGaaactgtaaaaaaaaatattccagtCAATTTCACGGAGGAAAATGCATCCTCAATAAATCTTCAGTTGGGTCGGGATGTATCTGCTTTTAGAGCGAAATTGGTCCCATTAATAAAtg AGGTGCAGAGTTTGAGACAAAAGTGTCGAGAATTCGAACAACAGCAGGAAAAAGCGAAGAAAGCTCACAACGAAGTAGAATCAAGCATGAGTAGCtcgattaataatttacaatctGAAGTGCAGAGTAGAAAGAACAAAATAGCGAAG GATATTGAAGAGAAGGACAAACTGCAGAATCTAATAACTAAAATGAAGACTatggaagaaagaataaaactaGACATAGAG gACCCAACAGTTTCTGATCCTGGTAAAAAGATCAAAGAGGAACTAAACTCTGCCATCCAGGCGGAAGAaacaaagttaaaaaatttaacgacGGAAAAAGAATGTTTAAAAGAAACCACCGTGGTAAACGAAAAACAAACGCAGATGTGGAATGATGTATTATC AGTgttcaaatgtaaaataaaatgtgcCGAGGAAAGTAAACAATCGAACGGTATCGTCGTACGACGAGGAGGAGCAGAAACGTTGGTTTTACAGTAA